Genomic DNA from Streptacidiphilus rugosus AM-16:
CGCCCAGCAGCACGACGGCCGGCCAGCGGCCGCGCAGCACCGCGAGCGCGCCGAGCACGGCGCCGAGGGCGAACTGGGCGGGCCGGTCCCAGAAGGGCGTGTCCGGCGCGTTGACGCCCAGCCAGCGCAGCGAGGAGGCGGCCTGGTTGGGTATGGCGAACCTCGCCGCCGCCACCGTGTCGAGGTTGCCCAGGTAGAACGGCAGCCAGGCCACCGCGACCAGCCCGCAGAAGAGCAGGAACGGAGCCCGCCTGCGCCCGCACGGCAGCGCGAGCAGCAGCACCGCGAAGGGGACGGCCCACGGCTTGGCGTCCACGGCCAGCGCGAGGAACACCGCCACGGCCCAGGTCCGGCCGCGCGCCAGCGCGTGCACGGCGAGCATGGTGCAGAACAGCGCGAGCGCGTCGTCGAGGTGGGCGAAGCGGACCGTCACCTCGATCCACATCGGGATGAAGGCCAGCCCGGCGATCAGGATCCGCTGCTGCAGGCGCCGGTGGTTGGTGCCGGTGCCCAGGTGGTGGGAGGCGGCCGTGCGGCCGACCAGGATCACCGTCACCAGCCCGAACGCCGCCATCGTGGCCTCGGCGACGAGCTGACCGGTCGCGGGGGCGAACGGCGCGAAGACCCGCGCCACGGCCAGGCTGAAGGGACCGATCTGCAGTTCGGGGTGGTCGGCGTAGAGGGACAGCCCGCCGCCGGGCCCGCTGCCGAAGAGCAGCTGCTCACCCTGGCGCAGGTAGTGCCACGACACGCCGCCGCTCGGCGCGACCAGCACGAACCACAGTGCCGTCCACCCGGCCAGCAGCACATGGTGCCTGCGCACCGGCAGCCAGCGCAGGATGCGACCGGCGTGGCGGCTGTAGTCGGGGAGGCTGGACTCCTCGCCGGCTCGGCTCACGTTGCTCTCTCTCACCCGAATCAACTGTTCTTCCCCCCGGGCGCCGGTCATCTTAGACGTGGGAAGAAAGAACGATGAGCGGATGATTCCGCTCGGAGTCTTACCGTCCGTTCGGAGGTGGTGCGTGACCTCGTGGGTCCTTTTCCTCACGGTCCTGCTCGCGTGCGCGGTGGAGGCCGTGGAGGCGTTGACCATCGTGCTCGCGGCCGGCACCGGGAGGGACTGGCGTTCGGCGGGTCAGGGCACGGTCGCGGCGTTGCTGGCCCTGGCGGTCACGGTGGCCGCGCTGGGACCGGCGGTCGGCCTGATCCCCTTGAGCGCGCTGCGCCTGGTCGTGGGCGCGTTGCTGCTGGTCTTCGGCCTGCAGTGGCTGCGCAAGGCGGTCCTGCGGGCCTCCGGCCACAAGTCGCTGCACGACGAGTCGGCGGCGTACGCGCGCGAACTCGCGGCGGCGGAGTCCGCGGAGCGGGGCGGCCGGGGGCGGGTGCGGGACTGGTACGCCTTCACCCTGTCGTTCAAGGGCGTCTTTCTCGAAGGGCTGGAAGTGGCGTTCATTGTCGTGACGTTCGGCGGCAATGAACGAAATGTTCCGGTGGCTGTCATCGGCGCGGTGGTCGCGGTGCTGATCGTCACGGGAGTGGGATTCGCGGTACGGGCGCCGTTGGCGCGGGTTCCGGAGAACACGATGAAGTTCGTGGTCGGCACGATGCTGACCGCGTTCGGCGTCTTCTGGTCGACGGAGGGCGCGGGCGCGCACTGGCCGGGGTCGGACGCCGCGCTGGTCGCGATCGTCCCGGCGGTGGCGCTGCTGGCCCTCGGCTGTGTCGCCCTGCTGCGGGCGGAAGGGAAGGCGGAGCTGTGAGGGCGAGGATCAGGGCCTTCGGC
This window encodes:
- a CDS encoding COG4280 domain-containing protein translates to MTSWVLFLTVLLACAVEAVEALTIVLAAGTGRDWRSAGQGTVAALLALAVTVAALGPAVGLIPLSALRLVVGALLLVFGLQWLRKAVLRASGHKSLHDESAAYARELAAAESAERGGRGRVRDWYAFTLSFKGVFLEGLEVAFIVVTFGGNERNVPVAVIGAVVAVLIVTGVGFAVRAPLARVPENTMKFVVGTMLTAFGVFWSTEGAGAHWPGSDAALVAIVPAVALLALGCVALLRAEGKAEL